A genomic window from Pantoea alhagi includes:
- the focA gene encoding formate transporter FocA, whose product MNADNPFNLLLPQAMAKVAEEAGVYKATKHPLITFFLAINAGVFISIAFVFYITATTGTADIPYGLAKLVGGLCFSLGLMLVVVCGADLFTSTVLIVVAKASGRISWGQLARNWINVYIGNLFGALFFVGLIWFSGEHEVANGAWGLNVLQTADHKMHHSFIEAVCLGTLANLMVCLAIWMSYSGRSLTDKMLAMALPVAMFVACGFEHSIANMFMIPMAIVIHDFASPAFWQATGATAAQFPNLTLSHFIMDNLIPVTIGNIIGGGLLVGLTYWVIYLRGNGAR is encoded by the coding sequence GTGAATGCTGACAACCCTTTCAATTTATTATTGCCCCAGGCAATGGCGAAAGTCGCTGAAGAAGCGGGCGTTTATAAAGCCACAAAACATCCTTTAATTACCTTTTTTTTGGCCATCAACGCAGGCGTATTTATTTCCATCGCCTTCGTTTTTTATATTACCGCAACAACAGGCACGGCTGATATTCCTTATGGCCTGGCAAAACTGGTTGGCGGCCTCTGTTTTTCGCTGGGGCTTATGCTGGTCGTGGTGTGCGGTGCAGATCTGTTTACTTCAACCGTTTTAATTGTTGTAGCGAAAGCCAGCGGACGCATTAGCTGGGGTCAACTGGCTCGTAACTGGATAAACGTTTATATCGGCAACCTGTTTGGCGCGCTGTTTTTTGTCGGCCTTATCTGGTTTTCCGGCGAGCATGAAGTGGCTAACGGCGCGTGGGGATTGAATGTCTTACAAACCGCCGACCATAAAATGCATCACTCTTTCATTGAGGCTGTCTGCCTCGGTACGCTGGCTAACTTAATGGTTTGCCTGGCAATCTGGATGAGCTACTCAGGCCGCAGCCTGACAGACAAGATGCTTGCCATGGCCCTGCCCGTCGCGATGTTCGTTGCCTGCGGTTTCGAGCACAGCATCGCCAATATGTTCATGATTCCAATGGCAATCGTTATTCATGATTTTGCATCACCGGCGTTTTGGCAGGCAACGGGCGCAACGGCCGCGCAGTTTCCAAACCTGACGCTAAGCCATTTCATCATGGATAACCTGATCCCCGTCACCATTGGCAACATTATCGGTGGTGGACTGCTGGTAGGGCTAACCTACTGGGTTATTTATCTGCGCGGCAACGGTGCGCGCTAG
- the pflB gene encoding formate C-acetyltransferase — protein MTELNEKLAAAWEGFTAGEWQKSVNVRDFIQKNYTPYEGDESFLAGATDATTQLWNKVLEGIKIENRTHAPVDFDTSVAATITSHDAGYIDQSLEKIVGLQTDAPLKRAIIPFGGIKMVEGSCKAYNRELDPQLKKIFTEYRKTHNQGVFDVYTPEILRCRKSGVLTGLPDAYGRGRIIGDYRRVALYGIDYLMQDKFAQFTSLQDDLINGVNLEATIRLREEIADQHRALGQLKEMAASYGCDISRPATNAREAVQWTYFGYLAAVKSQNGAAMSFGRVSTFLDVFIERDMQAGKLSEQEAQELIDHLVMKLRMVRFLRTPEYDELFSGDPIWATESLAGMGLDGRTLVTKTTFRFLNTLYTMGPSPEPNMTILWSEQLPINFKKYAAKVSIDTSSVQYENDDLMRPDFDNDDYAIACCVSPMIVGKQMQFFGARANLAKTLLYAINGGVDEKMKMQVGPKEAPIMDDVLDFDTVMARLDHFMDWLAKQYVTALNIIHYMHDKYSYEAALMALHDRDVYRTMACGIAGLSVAADSLSAIKYATVKPIRDEDGLATDFEIEGEYPQFGNNDPRVDDLACDLVERFMKKIQKLNTYRNAVPTQSVLTITSNVVYGKKTGNTPDGRRAGAPFGPGANPMHGRDQKGAVASLTSVAKLPFAYAKDGISYTFSIVPNALGKDDDVRKTNLAGLMDGYFHHEAAIEGGQHLNVNVMNREMLMDAMDHPEKYPQLTIRVSGYAVRFNSLTKEQQQDVITRTFTQSL, from the coding sequence ATGACCGAGCTCAATGAGAAACTGGCTGCCGCCTGGGAAGGCTTTACCGCAGGTGAATGGCAGAAATCAGTTAACGTTCGCGATTTTATTCAGAAAAACTATACGCCGTATGAAGGAGATGAATCCTTCCTGGCCGGTGCTACCGATGCAACAACCCAGCTGTGGAACAAAGTGCTGGAAGGCATCAAAATTGAAAACCGTACCCATGCGCCGGTTGATTTTGATACCAGCGTTGCAGCAACCATCACCTCACATGATGCAGGCTATATCGATCAGAGCCTGGAAAAAATTGTCGGCTTACAGACTGACGCTCCGCTGAAACGCGCCATTATCCCCTTTGGCGGGATCAAAATGGTGGAAGGTTCCTGCAAAGCCTATAACCGCGAGCTGGATCCGCAGCTGAAAAAAATCTTTACCGAATACCGTAAAACCCATAACCAAGGCGTGTTTGACGTTTACACTCCGGAAATTTTACGCTGCCGTAAATCTGGCGTGCTGACTGGTCTGCCGGACGCGTATGGTCGTGGCCGTATTATCGGCGACTACCGTCGTGTCGCGCTGTACGGTATCGATTATCTGATGCAGGATAAATTTGCACAGTTCACCTCCCTGCAGGACGATCTAATCAATGGCGTTAATCTGGAAGCGACTATTCGTCTGCGTGAAGAGATTGCCGACCAGCATCGTGCGCTGGGCCAGCTGAAAGAGATGGCAGCAAGCTATGGCTGCGATATCTCTCGCCCGGCAACCAATGCGCGTGAAGCAGTACAGTGGACCTACTTCGGCTATCTGGCTGCAGTGAAATCACAAAACGGCGCAGCGATGTCCTTTGGCCGTGTTTCAACCTTCCTTGATGTCTTTATCGAACGCGACATGCAGGCAGGTAAACTGAGTGAGCAGGAAGCACAAGAGCTGATTGACCACCTGGTGATGAAACTGCGTATGGTGCGCTTCCTGCGTACACCGGAATATGATGAGCTCTTCTCTGGCGACCCGATTTGGGCAACGGAATCCCTGGCAGGTATGGGCCTGGATGGTCGTACGCTGGTGACAAAAACCACCTTCCGCTTCCTGAACACCCTGTACACTATGGGGCCGTCTCCGGAGCCGAACATGACCATTCTGTGGTCAGAACAGCTGCCGATTAACTTTAAAAAATATGCGGCTAAAGTCTCTATCGACACCTCATCCGTCCAGTATGAAAACGACGATCTGATGCGTCCGGACTTTGATAATGATGATTATGCCATCGCCTGCTGCGTAAGCCCGATGATTGTCGGCAAACAGATGCAGTTCTTCGGTGCACGCGCCAACCTCGCCAAAACGCTGCTGTACGCAATCAATGGCGGCGTCGATGAAAAAATGAAAATGCAGGTCGGCCCGAAAGAAGCGCCGATCATGGACGATGTGCTGGATTTCGATACCGTAATGGCTCGTCTGGACCACTTTATGGACTGGCTGGCTAAACAGTATGTCACCGCGCTGAATATCATTCACTATATGCATGATAAATATAGCTATGAAGCGGCGCTGATGGCACTGCATGACCGTGACGTTTACCGCACCATGGCCTGTGGTATTGCCGGCCTGTCCGTAGCGGCAGACTCACTTTCAGCTATCAAATATGCCACAGTAAAACCGATTCGCGATGAAGATGGTCTGGCAACAGATTTTGAAATCGAAGGTGAGTATCCGCAGTTTGGTAACAACGATCCGCGCGTTGATGATCTGGCCTGTGACCTGGTTGAACGTTTCATGAAGAAAATTCAGAAACTGAATACCTACCGCAACGCCGTACCGACTCAGTCAGTGCTGACCATTACTTCCAATGTGGTTTACGGTAAGAAAACCGGTAACACCCCGGATGGCCGTCGTGCTGGCGCACCTTTCGGGCCCGGCGCAAACCCAATGCACGGTCGCGATCAGAAAGGCGCGGTAGCCTCGCTGACTTCTGTCGCTAAGCTGCCGTTTGCTTACGCTAAAGATGGTATCTCTTATACCTTCTCTATCGTACCGAACGCGCTGGGTAAAGATGACGATGTGCGTAAAACTAACCTGGCGGGTCTGATGGATGGTTACTTCCATCACGAAGCGGCGATTGAAGGCGGTCAGCATCTTAACGTTAACGTCATGAACCGTGAAATGCTGATGGATGCGATGGATCATCCGGAAAAATATCCGCAGCTGACCATTCGCGTTTCAGGTTATGCGGTACGTTTCAACTCGCTGACTAAAGAACAGCAACAGGATGTTATTACACGTACTTTCACCCAGTCGCTGTAA